CATGTCACCAGCATTGAAGGCGGTGTAGTAGGCATTTACCAGTTCGGTAGCGGTCATGGAACATTACCTGTCGTGTAGGGGAAAGGTGGCGGGTTGGTTCGGATGATAGGGTTTCCCTCCAAGCCCGGCTTAGCCGAGCGCGTCATCCACATCGACAAAACGACCGCCAAGCATGGAAATACGCCTGTTGCACGGCGCCGCTATCGCGCCTTACCTCGATGACCTTGCTCGCCTGCGCCTGACCGTGTTTCGCGAGTTTCCCTACCTCTACGAAGGCACCCCCGAGTACGAAGCCGATTACCTGGCTGCCTATGTGCGCTCCGGGCGCAGCCTGGTGGTGCTGGCAGTTGACGACGGCCATGTGGTCGGTGCCTCGACCGGTGTACCGCTGGTGGACGTGGGCCCGCAGTTCCAGCAGCCGTTCATTGCCCAGGGCCGCGATCCGGCTGGCGTCTATTACTTCGGGGAGTCACTGGTGTTGCCCGAGTACCGGGGCCGCGGCCTGGGCGTGCGCTTTTTCATCGAGCGCGAGTCTTACGCCCACAAGCTGGCCGAGTTCGATTACTGCGCGTTCTGTGCAGTCGAACGGCCCGGCGTACACCCACTGCGCCCTGCGGACTACAAGCCGCTGCAAGGTTTTTGGCGCAACCGGGGCTTTTTGCACGACCCTTCACTGCGCACCCATTACGCCTGGCGTGACCTGGATGCAGACGAGAGCTCTGAAAAAATCATGTCGTTCTGGCTCAAGGCGCTGCCGGTATGACGCGGTTGGCAGCCTGCCAGTACGCAATCGAGCTGCATGAAACCTGGGATGCCTACGCCAGCCATCTCGAAGCGCTGTGTGCCGAGGCGGTGGAATCTGGCGCTGAACTGCTGCTGTTGCCGGAGTACGCGGGGTTGGTGCTCAGCGGCCAGTTACCGGTACATCAGCGCAGTGATCTGAAGGGTTCGATAGCCGGCATTCAGCCGTTGATTGAGCCTTGGTTGGCGTTGTGCGAACGGATTACCCGGCGCTGGGGCGTGTATCTGCAACCGGGTAGCCTGCCGGTGCTCGACCCTGATGGCTGCTACCGCAACCGCGCCTGGCTGTTTGGCCCTGAGGGGCTGGTGGGGCATCAGGACAAATTGATGATGACTCGCTTCGAGCGTGAGCAGTGGGGCATCGAGGCGGGGCAGGGCCTTAAGGTGTTTGACACGGCGTTGGGGCGGCTAGGCATTCTGATCTGCTATGACAACGAGTTCCCGATGTTGGCTCGGCACTTGGCTGAAGCAGGTGCCGACCTGATCCTGGCACCGAGCTGCACCGACACCGTGGCAGGTTTTTACCGGGTGCGCATTGGTGCCCAGGCGCGCGCCTTGGAAAACCAGATTGCCGTGTTGCAAAGCCCTACGGTGGGGGTGGCGCCGTGGTCGCCTGCACTGGATGAGAATGTGGGGCGGGCCGGGCTTTATGTGCCGCCGGATCATGGAATGCCGGGGGATGGGGTAGTTGCTACGAGTGACGAGCTGAACCCTGCCACCAGTCGATGGTTGGTGTGTGAGGTGGATCTTGAGCAGGTTCGGCGGGTGAGGCGGGAAGGGCAAGTGTTTACAAGACGGGATTGGCCGGAGCAGTTTGACAGGCTTGTCTAGAACTGTGGCGCCTGCTTCGCGGGTTTACTCGCGAAGCAGGCGCCGCAGTTACATCAAGCTTACTTCACTTCAACTGCCAGGCTCTCGGCAATCTTGCCCTGCCACAGGGCAGGGCCAGTGATGTGCACGGACTCACCGTTGCTGTCGACGGCCACGGTTACCGGCATGTCTTTCACTTCAAACTCGTAGATCGCTTCCATGCCCAGCTCGGCGAAGGCCAGGACCTTCGACTTGCGGATGGCCTGGGCCACCAGGTAGGCAGCGCCACCCACGGCCATCAGGTACACGGCTTTATTGTCCTTGATCGCCTCGATGGCGGTCGGGCCACGTTCGGACTTGCCGATCATGCCCAGCAGGCCGGTTTGCTCAAGGATCTGGCGAGTGAACTTGTCCATGCGGGTAGCGGTGGTCGGGCCAGCCGGGCCAACCACTTCGTCACCGACCGGGTCGACCGGGCCAACGTAGTAGATGAAGCGGCCTTTGAGGTCCACCGGCAGCTCTTCGCCACGGTTGAGCATTTCGACCATGCGCTTGTGCGCAGCGTCGCGGCCGGTGAGCATCTTGCCGTTGAGCAGGATGGTTTCGCCCGGTTTCCAGCTGGCGACTTCTTCCGGAGTGATGTCATCCAGGTTCACGCGGCGGGCGCTTGGGCCGGCTTCCCAGACGATTTCCGGGTAGGCGTCCAGCGACGGCGCTTCCAGCTCGGCCGGGCCGGAGCCGTCCAGCACGAAGTGCGCGTGGCGGGTGGCGGCGCAGTTCGGGATCATGCACACCGGCAGCGAAGCGGCGTGGGTCGGGTAGTCCATGATCTTGACGTCGAGCACGGTGGTCAGGCCACCCAGGCCCTGGGCGCCGATGCCCAGTTGGTTGACCTTCTCGAACAGCTCCAGGCGGATTTCTTCCAGGCGGTTCTGCGGGCCACGGGCTTTCAGCTCATGGATGTCGATGGACTCCATCAACACTTCCTTGGCCATGACCGCGGCTTTTTCGGCAGTACCGCCGATGCCGATGCCCAGCATGCCAGGTGGGCACCAGCCAGCGCCCATGGTCGGAACGGTCTTCAGTACCCAGTCCACGATCGAGTCGGACGGGTTGAGCATGGCCATTTTCGACTTGTTCTCGGAACCGCCGCCCTTGGCAGCCACGTCCACTTCGACCTTGTCGCCAGGGACGATCGAGTAATGGATCACGGCCGGGGTGTTGTCTTTGGTGTTTTTGCGGGCACCGGCCGGGTCGGCCAGGATCGAGGCGCGCAGGACGTTCTCAGGCAGGTTGTAGGCGCGGCGCACGCCTTCGTTGATCATGTCGTCGACGCTCAGGGTGGCGCCGTCCCAGCGCACGTCCATGCCCACGCGCACGAACACGGTGACGATACCGGTGTCCTGGCAGATCGGGCGGTGGCCGGTGGCGCACATACGCGAGTTGATCAGGATCTGGGCGATCGAGTCGCGTGCAGCGGGCGATTCTTCACGCAGGTAGGCTTCGTGCATCGCCTGGATGAAATCAACGGGGTGGTAGTACGAGATGAATTGCAGTGCGTCGGCGACGCTCTGAATCAGGTCGTCTTGCTTGATCACGGTCATGCAGCGCGCTCCTCTTAAAGACGGGAACATTCATTACGGCGCTCGACGGTGCCGACCAGCGTGTCGAAGCGCCTGCAAGGCGCCGGCAGGTCAGGCCGACGGAAAAAGGCGCGGCAGTATAGCGCGGCTGGGCCGGGGAAACACCTGCGGCTGGTCTGGACCATGGTCGGCAGTGGGGTGGGCATTGTTTTTGCTGGCGTTGGGCGCTTGGCTTACAGTGGAAGCCTGATACCTGGAGAAAGACCCATCATGCCCGAACTCTGCGTGGGCGAACGCTGCTGGACCGTGCCCACCGGCAGCAACCTGCTCGATGCCTTGAACGAGGCCGGGTTGAATGTGCCATACAGCTGCCGCGCCGGCAGTTGCCACGCTTGCCTGGTGCATTGCCTGGAGGGGCAGCCGGCGGATGCGTTGCCGGAAGCCTTGGCGTTCGAAAAGCACGCACAGGGTTGGCGGCTGGCTTGCCAGTGCCGAGTAGTGGATGACTTGCGTGTGGCGGTGTTCGACCCCCGGCAAGACGGCCTGCCCGCCGAGGTGTGTACGGTGGATTGGCTGGGGGATGTGTTGCGCCTTCGCCTCAAGCCGCAACGCGCATTGCGTTACCAGGCTGGGCAGCATCTGGTGCTGTGGAACGGGGCGGTTGCGCGGCCCTATTCACTGGCCAGCCTGCCGGGTGAGGATGGATTTCTGGAGTTTCACATCGACTGCCAGCGCAGCGGTGCATTCTGCGACATGGCCCGCCAGTTGCGTATTGGCGATGAGTTGCGCCTGGGCGAACTCAGAGGCGGTGCGCTGCATTATGACCCGGACTGGCAAGCAAGACCGCTTTGGTTACTGGCAGCGGGCACCGGGCTGGCGCCGTTATGGGGCATTTTGCGTGAGGCGTTGAGGCAGGGGCATCAAGGCGAGATCACGCTGATGCACATGGGCACGCACTATCTCACCCGTGAACTTGGCGAGTTGGCCAGGCAGCATCCGTCACTTCATGTCGAAATGGTCAATGGGGCTGAGTTCGATCAAGCACTTGCTGCGTTACGGCTGGCGTCCAGGCAAACCGTGGCGCTTGTCTGCGGGGCGCCAAAGCGAGTTGAACAGTTTGCAAAGCGCCTGTTCATTGCTGGCTTGCCGCGCAACCAGCTGTTCGCTGATGTGTTCACCGAGCATGTTTGATTGAAACAGCGTGCAAGTGTGCAATGAATCCGGTGAAGGCGCCTGGCACTTGTGTCTGGCCGAGTACCAGCAACTGGTCTTCGCCTGTGATTTCACATGCCGTGGGGAAGTTGATCATTCTTGCGCTGATCGTAGTGATTGATGGGAGGTCCGGTAAACCATTTGCACTGAACCGGGCCAGGATAGTTGGCATGTTGCCTGCCGCAATGGTGTTCTGCCCTACGGCGATAATGTCCCCCGAGGCGTGAATGACGACTTGGTGCCAGAGCACCTGGCTTTGATTCTCTGGTATGACCGGTTCGCGCTTGAACGCGTTATCGGGCGTACCGTCTTCATAAAGTACCGACGAGAGAAGCCCGGCGCGCTCTGCATTTTGGCCGCAACCGATGATTCTTTGTTTTGATACGACAGCGACATGCTTGATTGCCTGCAAGTCGGCAAAGTCTGCGAAACCCTGATTACCGAAACCAGGTGCGTACGCACCGTCGTGTGCAAGCCTTGCGACAAAAGCCCCGGAAAACTTAAGGTCAGCGGTCTGCCTGCTGGCGCCGATCAGAATGGATGCATCGTCCATGGCTAAGGCGTGCCCGTACACCACGCCGTCACTGCCATCTGGCCGTTCCAGGTACTTGTACCCCGTACCGTTGAAGGTTTTTACCCAGTTGCCATCCCAGTCGAACATCATCACGACAAGGTCGTATCCGTAGTAATTGCCGAAAACGATGAAACCGTTTTCGATGGGCTTCATTTGCCAGTTGGCTGTAAGGGCCGCAGCTAGCGTACGCGTTTGCGAAAGCCTGTTGAAGGCCGTCTTGAATTTAGGCCGCACGTTGGTGCTAACCGCTTCAGGCCGCTTGATTGCCAAATGCCCGCTGTTCTGAAAACGCCCGTCCAGAGTGCCATCCGCATTGAAGCGGGCCAGTGCCGGCATTTGTTCGAAAAGGGTGGTGTAGGTCATGCCCAGCACCATGAACTGATCCTGCCCTTCGTGTACCCGGTGTATGAGGTGGTAGCCCGTAGATATATAGCCAGGCAGAAACGTGCCGGTGGTTTTGCCGCCATTGCCGAAATTACTGTCGAAACAACAGTCGTCTTTCAGGCGGAAAATCGCGTATCCGGTGTTGTAGCCTTCGCCCGTGTAGGCACTGCCCACATAAACCCGGCCATTGCCCACTTTCACGGAGGTGGCAATGCCGGCGATATCGGGTTCGAAGATTTTCAGTGGGTGGAGGGGATCGAACGGAAACGCTGAGCTGCCTTGGGCCTTCATGGCTTTCATCCCGTCGCTGCTGGTGCTGGGCCTTGATCATCCATGGGCAGGCGCGGGTCTGACAACTGGCAGAAATAACAGGTGGGAGTAATATCAGCGGCGCTCTTTTGACAATAAAAAAGCCCTGCGACTCTCATCGCAGGGCTCTTGTACACAGCAGGCTTCAGACCAGCGGGTCACCCACGTGCAGGATCTTCATCCCGTTGGTGCCACCGATGGTGTGGTAGCTGTCACCCTTGGTCAGGATCACCCAGTCACCTTGCTCCACCAGCCCACGCTTGAGCAGCTCGTCGACCGCCGCCTGGCTCACCTTGTCGGCCGGCAGCGAGGCCGGGTCGAAGGCAATCGGGTAGACGCCGCGGAACATGTTGGCGCGCGCCTGGGTGGCGCGGTGCGGCGACAGGGCGAAGATCGGCACGTGCGAGCGCAGGCGCGACATGATCAGCGGGGTGTAGCCACTCTCGGTCAGGGCGATGATCGCTTTTACGCCCGGGAAGTGGTTGGCGGTGTACATGGCCGCCAGGGCGATGCTTTCGTCGCAGCGCTCGAAGGTGGTGTGCAGGCGGTGGCTGGACTTCTGGCTGGTCGGGTGCTTTTCGGCGCCCGAGCAGATACGAGCCATGGCCTGAACGGCTTCGATCGGGTACGAACCGGCGGCACTTTCGGCCGACAGCATCACCGCATCGGTGTTGTCCAGCACGGCGTTGGCCACGTCGGACACTTCGGCACGGGTCGGCATCGGGTTCTGGATCATCGACTCCATCATCTGGGTCGCCACGATCACCGCTTTGTTGTTGCGGCGGGCGTGCTGGATGATCTTCTTCTGGATGGCGATCAGCTCGGCGTCGCCGATTTCCACACCCAGGTCTCCACGGGCCACCATCACGGCGTCGGAAGCGAGGATCAGCTGGTCGAGGGTTTCGTCGTCGGCCACGGCTTCGGCGCGTTCGATCTTGGCCACCAGCCAGGCGCTGCCGCCGGCTTCGTCACGCAGCTTGCGCGCGTATTCCATGTCGCTGGCGTCACGCGGGAACGACACGGCCAGGTAGTCCAGGTCCATTTCCGCGGCCAGCTTGATGTCGGCCTTGTCTTTTTCGGTCAGGGCCGGGGCGGTCAGGCCGCCACCCTTGCGGTTGATGCCTTTGTGGTCGGACAGCGGGCCGCCGATGATCACCACGCAGTGCAGGGCATCAGCGGTGGCGGTTTCGACGCGCATGACCACGCGGCCGTCGTCCAGCAGCAGTTCGTCACCGACGCCGCAGTCCTTCACCAGGTCGGGGTAGTCGATACCGACGATGTCCTGGTTGCCTTCGGTCAGCGGGTGGGCGGTGGAGAAGGTGAACTTGTCACCCACTTTCAGTTCGATGCGCTTGTTGCTGAACTTGGCGATGCGGATCTTCGGACCCTGCAGGTCGCCCAGCAGTGCGACATGGCGGCCGTTCTTGGCGGCGATGTCACGGATCAGGCGGGCGCGGGCCTTGTGCTCGTCCGGGGTGCCGTGGGAGAAGTTCAGGCGTGCCACGTCCAGGCCGGCAAGGATCAGCTGTTCGATCACTTCCGGCGAGTTGCTGGCGGGGCCAAGGGTGGCGACGATTTTGGTACGGCGGATGGTCATGCACAGACTCCTATAGTGAAGCGCAGCGAAAGGCTACTCCTCAATTGCGCTGTAGTCATTGTTCCGTTGCACTACCTGCGACCAATGCAGGGTGGCAATTGAACGGGCAGGGGTATGCTTGCAGAAGGCTGTGAAGATTTGCCGGCAATGGCCGATACACTGGCATCAAAGGAGACCCCCCATGCGCGCCCTGATCGTTTTAGCCCTGGCGGCCGCCAGCACTGTCGGCTGCACCCGTTGGTCGATGGACCACCACTTGAACAATGCTTACCGCGCCTACGACCGTGGCGATTGCCAGAAGGTCATGCTGGAGTTGTCGCAGGTCGACCGTACCAGCCGGTCGCGGCCGTTCATTCATCCGGAAGTGTCGCTGTTGCGTGGCCAGTGTCTTGAGCGCCAGCAGCTTTTCGTGGATGCTGCACAAACATATGAATATCTGATTCAGCAGTATCCGCGCAACGAATACGCCTATCGGGCCAAGGCCCGCCTGCAAACCCTGGAGAAGCTCGGGCATTACCGTGGCAATGCGCCTGCGGTGGCCAGCCCGGTGAATACCTCTCCTTGGCGTTAACACCAAGGTGTCGTTTATTTCACGGGATTTGCACACCGTGCTGCGCTAACCTGTAAATCAGTTGTTACAGCAACCGCCAGTTCCACGTATTCCTGGCATCAGGTACGGACAGCACTCGCGATCATGTTCAACAAGCGCCATATCGAACGCCATCAGTTGCCTTGTGTACTCAAGGTTTACAACCGTTTTACCGACCAGCCGATCGGGCAGCTGGGTAATGCCTCCGAAGACGGGTTGATGCTGATAAGCCAGCTTCCTGTGCTGGTGGGGCCTGACTTCGAGTTGCAGCTGCGTTTGCCACTGGGCGGCGGCGGTTTTCAATACATCAACCTGACCGCCAGTTGCCTGTGGTGCCGCGAAGATCAGACGCCTGGCCACTACGACTCGGGCTTCATGCTGTTGCAGGCGCCGCACGAGTACGACGAGTTCGTGCGTTCGCTGCGTGATTATTTCAGTTTCCGCCCGGCCAACGCTCGCGTCTGAGGCTGTGTCCGCTAGAATCGGGTCGATCTAGAAACAGGACGACCCCGTGACTTCCAGCATTTTCTGGCACGACTACGAAACCACTGGCATCAACCCGCGCTGCGACCGCCCTTTGCAGGTTGCAGGGGTGCGCACCGACCTTGATCTGAACGAGATCGAGGCGCCCATCAATCTTTACTGCCAACCCTCTGCCGACATCCTGCCGCACCCGGCCGCCTGCCTGGTAACCGGGATAACGCCTCATCAGCTGGCGACCCAAGGTGTATGCGAGGCCGAATTCATGACCCGGGTGCATGAGCAACTTGCTCGCCCGGGCACGTGCAGTGCGGGCTACAACACCTTGCGCTTTGACGACGAAGTGACCCGTTACAGCCTGTACCGCAATTTTTTTGACCCGTATGCCCGTGAGTGGCAGGGGGGCAACAGCCGTTGGGACTTGATCGACGTAGTGCGCACGGCCTATGCCTTGCGCCCTGAAGGCATCGAGTGGCCACAGCAGGATGGCCGCACCAGCCTTCGCCTGGAACTGCTCAGCAAGGCCAATGGCATCGACCACGGCCATGCGCACGAGGCACTTTCCGACGTGCGGGCAACCATTGCATTGGCACGGTTGATACGGCAGAAACAACCCAAATTGTATGAATGGCTGTTCCAGTTGCGCAGCAAGCATAAAGTGATGGAACAGATCCGTTTGTTACAGCCGCTGGTGCATATATCGGGGCGCTTCTCGGCAGCGCGCAACTATCTTGGCGTGGTTTTGCCATTGGCGTGGCACCCGCGTAACCGCAATGCACTGATTGTGTGCGACCTGCATCAGGAGACCCTACCTTTAATAAGGGAAGAAGCTGACGTGCTTCGTGAGCGTTTGTACACGCGTCATGAGGAATTGTCTGACGGACAATTCCCGGTGCCGCTCAAGTTGGTGCAGATCAATCGCTGCCCGGTAGTAGCACCACTGTCGGTATTGCGCCCTGCAGATCAGCAACGCCTGGGTATCGACTTGGCGGTTCTGCAAGCGCGCGCGGACGCGTTGGCCAAACAACAACACGTTTGGCAGGACAAGCTGGCGCATATTTACGGCAAGGAAGACTTCGCGCCCAACGAAGACCCTGAACAGCAACTGTATGATGGTTTTCTCAATGACCGTGATCGCCGCTTGTGCGAACAAGTTCGCACCCTGGACCCTTCTCAGTTAGGGCAGGGGCACTGGATGTTTGATGATGCGCGCCTGCCTGAACTGTTGTTCCGTTACCGGGCTCGCAACTTCCCCGAGACCTTGAACAGCGAAGAACGCCAGCGTTGGTTTGGCTTTTGCCAGCAACGGTTAAGCGACCCGCAGTGGGGCGCCCCCAATACCCTGGGTGACTTCGAGCAGGCGTTGCAGACGGCCCTGGCCAGTGCCGACGATGGCGGGCGCCGTGTACTGGAGGCTTGGCAAGGGCATGCCCGGAAATTGTCAGAGCAATTTGCCATTAGCCTTTGAAGGGGTAAATAAAAACGCCGGCATCAAGCCGGCGTTTTTTTAGCGGGTACCGCTTAGTGCGTGGAGTATCAGTCCAGCAGGGTAGCCCAGCCTTCAACCACATCGCCACCCCACTTGGCTTTCCACTCTTTCAGGGTTTTGTGGTTGCCGCCTTTGGTTTCGATGATTTCACCGTTGTGCGGGTTTTTGTATTGCTTGACCTTACGCGCGCGCTTGGTGGTAGCAGGTTTCAGGCCGCCGCGTGGTGCTTTGCTCAGTTTCGATTCTGGGTCGAGCAGCGCAATGACGTCACGCAGCGACTTGGAGTATTCACCCATCAGAGCGCGCAGTTTGCCTTCGAACTCCAGTTCTTGTTTCAGCTTGTCATCCTGCGACAGGTTGGCCAGGCGGGCCTGAAGTTCCTTGATGGCTTCTTCGGTAGCGCGGTATTCGTTGATCAGGGACATGGAGTGTTCCTTGTTGCGTGTTCAGAATGTGTGGGGGCAATAATAGACAGGCACAACTCGCAAGTAAACATATTAATTGCACGCACAACTCTATAAAGAGTGGCTGTGACAAAATATCTCAAGGTTAAGAAAAATTTACATATGGCCCTGTAAAACGTCATGTATGGCATGTGCGTGTTGCTGCACTGGAGGAGTGCCGCCTTTGGCTGGGGGTGGAGGCGGCCGTACAGATGATTACTGCGTTTTTGCTGGAGGGCCGCTAGAATAAGCGCCTTTGCGAAGTTCTGGAGTCTATTTCATGCGCACCTATCGTCTGGTGATCGCTTGCCCCGACCGTGTTGGCATCGTGGCGAAGGTCAGTAATTTCCTGGCCTTGTATAACGGCTGGATCAACGAAGCCAGTCACCACTCCGATGAGCAGAGTGGTTGGTTCTTCATGCGCCATGAAATTCGTGCCGAATCATTGCCGTTTGGTATCGAGGCTTTCCGTGAAGCCTTTGCGCCGATCGCCGAAGAGTTCTCCATGACTTGGCGTGTCACCGATTCGGCCCAGAAAAAGCGTGTGGTCTTGATGGCCAGCCGCGAGTCCCACTGCCTGGCGGATTTGTTGCACCGCTGGCACACCGACGAACTGGATTGCGAGATCCCGTGCGTGGTTTCCAACCACAACGACCTGCGCAGCATGGTCGAGTGGCATGGCATTCCGTTCTTCCATGTACCGGTCGACCCAAAAGACAAGGCACCGGCGTTCGCCGAAGTGTCGCGCCTTGTGCAGGAGCATGGGGCAGATGTGGTAGTGCTGGCGCGCTACATGCAAATTTTGCCGCCGCAACTGTGCCAGGACTATGCCGAGAAGGTCATCAACATTCACCACAGCTTCCTGCCGTCGTTCGTGGGGGCCAAGCCATATCATCAGGCAGCGCTGCGCGGTGTGAAACTGATTGGCGCGACTTGCCACTATGTGACCGAAGAGCTGGATGCCGGCCCGATCATCGAGCAGGACGTGGTGCGCGTGAACCACGCCGATAGCATTGAAGACATGGTGCGTTTCGGGCGTGACGTGGAGAAGATGGTGCTGGCCCGTGGCCTGCGTTATCACCTTGAGGACCGTGTGTTGGTACATGGTAACAAGACGGTTGTGTTTGACTGATCGCGTTGTGTGATGGCTGTGGCCGACGCCGTGGATGGCACCGGCTTTGCCGGTGTTCGCGGCTGAAGCCGCTCCTACAGGTACTGCGCCCGGTGCAAGGAGAGAGTTCATGGCAGACCCTGCCGACAAGGGCACTGCTGCGCCGCTACCCACTTTGGGTGAAGGCTGCCTGGCCCGGTACGATCCCGACGCGATGAGCGAAAACCACGGCACCGACTTTCCTGGTGCTGCAGACCTCTGGCGCCAGCTCAGCCCGCCTGACGCCGCCAGCGCTCCAGCAATGGACGCGCCAGCAGGCAGACAAACACCGGGCCGCCCGCCAGCAGATAAAAGTAGTAAGTAACTGCCCGCCAGATCAGGATTGCCGCAGCGGCGGTAGAGCTGCCCACCCATGGCGACAACAGGCTGGCCGACGTCAGCTCGGCCGCGCCTGCTCCCCCGGGCAACAGGCTGAACTGCCCGGCACTGAGTGACAGCATCTGCACCAGAAAGCTTGGGATCCAGGACAGTTCCACGCCCAGCCCCTGCAGCACCAGGTACAACACGCTGTAGCGCAAGCCCCAGTGCACGCAGGTGAGGGTGAAGACCAAGGCCAATGTGCGTTTGGGTAATTGCCAGGTTTGCCCGAGGGCGCCAACAAAGTGCAATGCCTTGCGCGCCCAGCGCCTCCTGCGTTGCTGCGACACCCCGATGCGCTGAAGAAACCGACCATTCAGCCGCATGGCCGCGCGCCTGTACTTGACCAACCCGATAATCGCGGCCACTGCTGCGCACAGGAGCAACGCGCTGCTCAGCAGCAGGTCTTCCTGCCGTTGGCCAAGGCTGTGAAACAGTGCGTAGCCGGCAATGGCCAGCAGCGCGCAAAAGAAAAACAGCAGGTCGTTCAGTTGATCCGTGGCGAATACCGCTCCGCTGTGCGCCGGGCCGATGCGGTCACGGGCGAGTAGTGCCATCAGGGTCAGCGGCCCGCCACTGCCGGCAGGGGTTGTGCAAATGGCGAACTCGGTGGCCATCACCACGCCGAGGCTGCGAACCCAGCCTATTTTTTCTCCGTGTTGGCCAAGCAGCAGGCGCAGGCGGATCGCGTTGATGACCCAGCACAGCACGATCATGCCCAGCAACGTCAGCAGCAGGCCACGGTC
The genomic region above belongs to Pseudomonas sp. PSKL.D1 and contains:
- a CDS encoding lysylphosphatidylglycerol synthase transmembrane domain-containing protein, which translates into the protein MNRYGWLLLALLCAVLIPTLLGGDELLPKLMAFDRGLLLTLLGMIVLCWVINAIRLRLLLGQHGEKIGWVRSLGVVMATEFAICTTPAGSGGPLTLMALLARDRIGPAHSGAVFATDQLNDLLFFFCALLAIAGYALFHSLGQRQEDLLLSSALLLCAAVAAIIGLVKYRRAAMRLNGRFLQRIGVSQQRRRRWARKALHFVGALGQTWQLPKRTLALVFTLTCVHWGLRYSVLYLVLQGLGVELSWIPSFLVQMLSLSAGQFSLLPGGAGAAELTSASLLSPWVGSSTAAAAILIWRAVTYYFYLLAGGPVFVCLLARPLLERWRRQAG